One window of the Perca flavescens isolate YP-PL-M2 chromosome 16, PFLA_1.0, whole genome shotgun sequence genome contains the following:
- the LOC114571095 gene encoding putative nuclease HARBI1, with product MQSRQKSVPRSETFLNVFVVFLGHKPVRAIKEEFHTIAGFPNVIGCIDGTHIPITAPSENEADYVNRKSIHSINVQIICDAAYLITNVEAKWPGSVHDSRIYGEFEGLLLGDRGYPCQPTLITPYPDPEPGPQRNFNVAHCRTRARVEMTVGLLKARFQCLHTQGNP from the exons ATGcagagccgtcagaaaagtgtgcctcgctctgaaacgtttttaaaCGTGTTCGTAGTGTTCcttggacacaaaccagtgagagccattaaagaAGAGTTCCACACGATTGCAG GATTTCCCAATGTGATTGGCTGCATTGATGGCACACACATTCCAATCACTGCTCCTTCAGAAAATGAAGCTGACTATGTGAATAGGAAGTCCATTCACAGCATTAATGTGCAG ATCATATGTGATGCTGCATATCTAATAACCAACGTGGAGGCCAAATGGCCTGGGTCTGTCCATGACTCCCGGATATACG GAGAGTTTGAAGGCCTTCTGCTGGGTGACAGGGGTTACCCATGCCAGCCCACTTTGATCACCCCTTACCCTGACCCGGAGCCAGGCCCCCAACGCAACTTCAATGTGGCCCACTGCAGGACTAGAGCCCGGGTGGAGATGACCGTAGGCCTGCTGAAAGCTCGTTTCCAGTGCCTACACACTCAGGGTAACCCCTGA
- the ephx2 gene encoding bifunctional epoxide hydrolase 2 has product MAEKKKKAVLFNFWGVAVPSRPRAVFHKLEELHNLPGGFLSSVASQKDSAMSRAERGEMTLSQMIPAFEAECVKEAKVQGVTLLTDWSVRALLEELREVMTDVQQAVLKTAASLHHSGLLTAVLANQWLDDSAAGDDHARLLSLLGGHFDLVLQSCRLGHRVPEPAMFSSALQHLGVTSQQALWLDADEEGVKAAEGVGMEAILVENLYDALNQLADFTGVQAVGAESPPPPCSPAEVSHGYVTIKPGVRTHFVEMGSGPPVLLCHGFPESWYSWRYQIPAIAAAGFRVLALDMKGYGESTAPPDVEEYSQEQLCKDLITFMDKMSLPQVTLVGHDWGCVLVWTMAQYYPERVRAVVSLNTPLFPVDPAVTPAEKLQAVPIFDYQLYFQKPGVAEAELEKDLERTFKIFFFSGADVGKRPHISTAGVCARGGLFVGLPEQIPRSCMLTEADLQYYVSQYRERGFRRPLNWYRNGEASWRWMCSRPTGKLLMPALMVTAGKDQVLLPAFSKGMEDLIPNLSRGHIEECGHWTQMDKPAETNSILISWLRETLKKAGGGTLAPKL; this is encoded by the exons ATGGccgagaagaagaagaaagccgTTTTGTTTAACTTCTGGGGAGTTGCTGTCCCTTCCAGACCTCGTGCAGTTTTCCATAAACTGGAGGAGTTACACAACCTGCCAGG CGGTTTTCTGTCCAGTGTGGCGTCCCAGAAGGACAGTGCCATGAGCCGGGCGGAGAGGGGCGAGATGACGCTTTCTCAG ATGATCCCAGCGTTTGAGGCAGAGTGTGTGAAGGAGGCCAAGGTGCAGGGTGTGACTCTGCTGACTGATTGGTCGGTCAGAGCCCTGCTGGAGGAGCTCAGAGAGGTGATGACAGATGTCCAACAAGCCGTGCTGAAGACGGCGGCCAGTCTGCATCACAGTG GTTTACTGACAGCCGTGCTGGCCAATCAATGGCTAGATGACAGTGCTGCTGGAGACGATCACGCCCGccttctctctctgctgggCGGCCACTTTGACCTGGTCCTCCAGTCGTGTCGTTTGGGTCACAGGGTCCCCGAGCCCGCCATGTTCAGCTCTGCTCTGCAGCACCTGGGAGTGACATCCCAACAG GCGCTGTGGTTGGATGCAGATGAGGAAGGCGTGAAGGCAGCAGAGGGAGTGGGGATGGAGGCCATCTTGGTGGAAAATCTGTACGACGCTCTGAACCAACTGGCTGACTTTACTGGAGTTCAG gCTGTTGGAGCAGAGAGTCCTCCGCCGCCCTGCAGCCCCGCTGAAGTGTCCCATGGATACGTCACCATTAAG ccTGGTGTGAGGACTCATTTTGTTGAGATGGGCTCAGGTCCCCCAGTGCTGCTGTGTCACGGCTTCCCTGAGAGCTGGTACTCCTGGAGATACCAG ATCCCGGCCATTGCAGCGGCTGGCTTCAGGGTGTTGGCTCTGGACATGAAGGGGTACGGAGAGTCCACAGCGCCACCAG ACGTAGAGGAATATTCTCAGGAGCAGCTTTGCAAG GATTTAATCACATTTATGGACAAAATG TCGCTGCCACAGGTCACCCTGGTGGGCCATGACTGGGGCTGCGTCCTGGTGTGGACCATGGCCCAGTATTACCCTGAGAGAGTgag GGCTGTAGTGTCTCTGAACACTCCTCTGTTCCCCGTGGATCCTGCTGTAACTCCTGCAGAGAAACTCCAGGCTGTTCCCATATTTGACTACCAGCTCTACTTCCAAAAACCT ggcgtagcagagGCCGAGCTGGAGAAAGACTTGGAGAGAACGttcaagattttctttttcagcgGTGCTGATGTG ggGAAGCGTCCTCATATCAGCACTGCAGGCGTCTGTGCTCGAG GTGGTCTGTTTGTGGGTCTGCCGGAGCAGATTCCCCGGAGCTGCATGCTGACGGAGGCCGACCTGCAGTACTACGTCAGCCAGTACAGAGAGCGAGGCTTCAG GAGACCGTTGAACTGGTATCGAAACGGAGAGGCCAGCTGGAGGTGGATGTGTTCTCGTCCTACTGGAAAG CTGCTGATGCCTGCTCTGATGGTGACGGCAGGTAAAGACCAGGTTCTGCTGCCGGCCTTCTCCAAGGGGATGGAGGACTTG ATCCCGAACCTGAGCAGAGGACACATTGAGGAGTGTGGACACTGGACTCAGATGGACAAGCCAGCGGAGACAAACAGCATCCTGATATCATGGCTCAGAGAAACCCTGAAGAAGGCTGGAGGTGGTACTCTGGCACCCAAACTGTGA